A window from Jannaschia sp. S6380 encodes these proteins:
- a CDS encoding SDR family NAD(P)-dependent oxidoreductase: MRDWTGKRYWLVGASEGLGAALARKLSAAGAVVILSARSEDKLAKVAAGLPGRSEVVPCDVSDRASVEAAAKAAGRIDGMVFLAGVYWPQAAQDWNAEQVEAMCDVNFTGAARAVGAVIGDMVARDEGHIVLTGSLSGFRGLPGATGYGASKAGVMWLAEGMHADLRKTGVTVQVANPGFIETRLTEKNDFDMPFLMTPEAAAQQMFELMCTDRFKLSFPTVFSLLFRGGQFLPDWLWYGMMARTG, translated from the coding sequence ATGCGTGACTGGACGGGAAAGCGGTATTGGCTGGTCGGCGCCTCGGAGGGGCTGGGCGCGGCGCTGGCGCGCAAGCTCTCGGCGGCGGGCGCGGTCGTGATCCTCTCGGCGCGGTCCGAGGACAAGCTGGCGAAAGTGGCCGCGGGTCTGCCGGGCCGGTCGGAGGTGGTGCCCTGCGACGTGTCCGACCGCGCGTCGGTCGAGGCGGCGGCGAAGGCGGCGGGCCGGATCGACGGGATGGTGTTCCTGGCGGGCGTGTACTGGCCGCAGGCGGCGCAGGATTGGAACGCCGAACAGGTCGAGGCGATGTGCGACGTCAATTTCACCGGTGCGGCCCGCGCGGTCGGCGCGGTGATCGGCGACATGGTGGCGCGGGACGAGGGCCACATCGTGCTGACCGGATCGTTGTCGGGGTTCCGCGGCCTGCCGGGGGCGACGGGCTACGGCGCGTCGAAGGCCGGCGTGATGTGGTTGGCCGAAGGAATGCACGCGGACCTGCGCAAGACCGGCGTGACGGTGCAGGTGGCCAATCCCGGCTTCATCGAGACCCGGCTGACCGAGAAGAACGATTTCGACATGCCGTTCCTGATGACGCCCGAGGCGGCGGCCCAGCAGATGTTCGAGTTGATGTGCACCGACCGCTTCAAGCTCAGCTTTCCGACGGTGTTTTCCTTGCTGTTCCGCGGCGGGCAATTCCTGCCGGACTGGCTCTGGTACGGGATGATGGCGCGCACGGGCTGA
- a CDS encoding DUF3833 family protein, translating into MTLLLSFALGVLATLLGLVLVQRVAGFPSQKVRDHRALQPAFDLPTRLSGPMDCTGTIFGPLGRVSSRFKARMHTSWNGPNGIMDENFTYDDGSTQTRQWRLTIGQDGSLRAEADDVPEAGHGQLAGNALRLTYQIRLPKENGGHVLDAVDWMYLQQDGTILNRSQFRKYGIMVAELFCVMRPEEDEDA; encoded by the coding sequence ATGACCCTTCTGCTTTCGTTCGCGCTCGGGGTTCTCGCCACGCTTCTCGGCCTCGTGCTCGTGCAGCGGGTCGCGGGGTTTCCGTCGCAGAAGGTGCGCGATCACCGTGCGCTGCAACCGGCTTTCGACCTGCCGACCCGGTTGTCTGGCCCCATGGATTGCACCGGGACGATCTTCGGGCCGCTGGGACGCGTCTCTTCGCGTTTCAAGGCGAGGATGCACACGAGCTGGAACGGACCAAACGGCATCATGGACGAGAACTTCACCTATGATGACGGCAGCACGCAAACCCGTCAGTGGCGGCTGACCATCGGTCAGGACGGATCCTTGCGCGCCGAGGCCGACGACGTGCCCGAGGCCGGCCACGGCCAGCTTGCCGGGAATGCGCTTCGGCTGACCTACCAGATCCGCCTGCCGAAGGAGAATGGCGGCCATGTCCTGGATGCGGTCGATTGGATGTACCTTCAACAGGATGGCACGATCCTGAACCGCAGCCAGTTCCGAAAATACGGGATCATGGTGGCGGAGTTGTTTTGCGTGATGCGCCCCGAGGAGGACGAGGATGCGTGA
- a CDS encoding MFS transporter codes for MTLAGLPRYAVFAGVLAAAGLPIYIHAPKFYVDTYGVTLRQLSVALFVLRLIDVVQDPLLGRLAETTRARRGLMVWCAGVIMAGAMAMLFAVPPQLPAVWWFALSLAALFSTFSFLTICFYAQGVAKAGAVTDGHLRVASWRETGALLGVCLAAALPSILAATGQPFTIYAGLFALAALAALAAMTPEWSAAGAPPATGGLRAVLRDGTARRLLLIALVNATPVAVTSTLFLFYVSDRLAAPGWEGVLLLTFFLSAALAAPLWARAAARWGTRRALMMGMALALASFAFALPLGAGDLWPFAVVCIASGAAVGADLTLLPALFARRMATIAPSAADGFGLWSFVNKATLALAAILLFPALQLAGFQPGEPNGAVALWSLTALYAGLPLLLKAFALILLARTGPEVHR; via the coding sequence GTGACGCTTGCCGGCCTGCCGCGATACGCGGTCTTCGCCGGCGTCCTGGCGGCGGCCGGCCTTCCGATCTACATCCATGCACCCAAGTTCTACGTCGATACCTATGGCGTGACCCTCCGGCAGCTTTCGGTCGCGCTGTTCGTGCTGCGCCTGATCGACGTGGTTCAGGACCCGCTGCTGGGCCGCTTGGCCGAGACGACGCGCGCACGACGCGGGCTGATGGTCTGGTGCGCAGGCGTGATCATGGCCGGGGCGATGGCGATGCTGTTCGCCGTGCCCCCGCAACTGCCGGCGGTCTGGTGGTTCGCCCTGTCGCTCGCGGCGCTGTTCTCGACATTCTCCTTCCTGACGATCTGCTTCTACGCGCAGGGCGTCGCCAAGGCCGGCGCGGTGACCGACGGCCACCTGCGGGTGGCGTCGTGGCGCGAAACAGGGGCGCTACTCGGCGTCTGCCTGGCGGCGGCCCTACCGTCAATCCTTGCCGCGACCGGGCAGCCGTTCACGATCTACGCCGGGCTCTTCGCGCTGGCCGCGCTGGCGGCGCTGGCGGCGATGACGCCGGAATGGTCCGCCGCGGGGGCACCACCGGCCACCGGCGGCCTGCGGGCGGTGCTGCGCGACGGGACGGCGCGCCGCCTGCTGTTGATCGCGCTGGTCAACGCGACGCCGGTGGCGGTCACCTCGACGCTTTTCCTGTTCTATGTGTCCGACCGGCTGGCCGCACCGGGATGGGAAGGCGTCCTTCTGCTGACGTTCTTCCTGTCGGCCGCGCTCGCCGCACCGCTCTGGGCACGGGCGGCGGCGCGCTGGGGGACACGCCGCGCCCTGATGATGGGCATGGCGCTGGCGCTTGCATCCTTCGCCTTCGCGCTGCCGCTGGGGGCGGGCGATCTCTGGCCGTTCGCGGTGGTCTGCATCGCATCGGGCGCCGCCGTGGGGGCCGACCTGACGCTGCTGCCGGCACTGTTCGCGCGGCGGATGGCGACGATCGCGCCGTCGGCGGCCGACGGGTTCGGGCTGTGGTCCTTCGTCAACAAGGCGACGCTGGCGCTGGCGGCCATTCTGCTGTTCCCGGCGCTGCAACTGGCCGGATTCCAACCCGGGGAACCGAACGGAGCGGTCGCGCTTTGGTCCCTTACAGCGCTTTATGCGGGTTTGCCGCTCCTGCTGAAGGCGTTCGCGCTCATCCTGCTTGCCCGCACCGGGCCCGAGGTTCACCGATGA
- a CDS encoding DUF1365 domain-containing protein: MTRVLDHVPGLTFHGRKAEGVENAFRYGVDYVLLDPEDRGPFPRLFGRNRAALASLRDRDHGGPPGDGRGVAWLHDMLAEKLPDLRAGRILLLAQPRVLGHTFNPVSFWLVHDRDDVLRAVVAEVTNTYGDRHSYLCHSADLAPIGAGTTLAARKILHVSPFQPVAGGYRFRFDIRDDRLAIWIDYRSPGGRLMATLSGPRRPLTNRAILGAALRRPFGTRRVLGLIHWQALRLWWRGATFRGRPAPPPSEVSR, from the coding sequence ATGACCCGTGTCCTGGACCATGTGCCGGGTCTGACGTTCCATGGCCGCAAGGCCGAAGGGGTGGAGAACGCCTTTCGCTATGGCGTCGACTACGTGCTCCTCGATCCCGAAGACCGCGGCCCGTTCCCCCGGCTGTTCGGGCGAAATCGTGCAGCCCTCGCCAGCCTGCGCGACCGGGATCATGGTGGCCCCCCGGGCGACGGACGCGGGGTGGCCTGGCTGCATGACATGCTGGCCGAAAAGCTGCCGGACCTTCGCGCCGGGCGCATCCTGTTGCTGGCGCAGCCGCGCGTGCTGGGACACACGTTCAACCCGGTCAGCTTCTGGCTGGTGCATGACCGCGATGACGTCCTGCGTGCCGTGGTGGCGGAGGTCACCAACACCTATGGCGACCGCCATTCCTACCTTTGCCATAGCGCGGACCTGGCGCCGATCGGCGCGGGAACGACGCTTGCCGCACGCAAGATCCTGCATGTCTCGCCGTTCCAGCCCGTGGCCGGGGGCTATCGCTTCCGCTTCGACATCCGCGACGACCGCCTGGCGATCTGGATCGACTATCGCAGTCCGGGGGGCCGCCTGATGGCGACGCTGTCGGGCCCGCGCCGCCCGCTGACGAACCGGGCGATCCTCGGTGCGGCGCTGCGCCGGCCCTTCGGCACGCGCCGCGTCCTGGGCCTGATCCATTGGCAGGCGCTCCGGCTCTGGTGGCGCGGGGCGACGTTTCGCGGCCGGCCCGCCCCGCCCCCGTCCGAGGTCTCACGGTGA
- a CDS encoding FAD-dependent oxidoreductase, giving the protein MPFDKQTLSRVAIIGGGISGMAAAHALSGDHHVTLIEAEPRLGGHARTVLAGRRGDQPVDTGFIVFNKVNYPNLLRLFEDLDVPIADSDMSFAASLGGGRVEYSLQTADTMFAQRRNLLSPRFLRMTRDIFRFNARAADAANDPDLPLGAFLDRLGMGQTFRDWYIGPISGAIWSTPSQNVMDFPAQAMVRFFRNHALLSHTGQHDWFTVRGGSVEYVRRLQAHLGRQSVVLRTGTPVAGIRRVPGGAEVRMTGGEWEAFDDVVLATHSDDSLALLSDATEEETALLSRVRYQSNEAVLHADESVMPRRRKVWASWNYAEQADRPDRIGLTYWMNRLQPIPAEDPIFSTLNPQHPIREALIYDRTTFRHPVYDLAMLDAVGRLRERNGTANTWFCGAWMRNGFHEDGFVSALDVAEGMAGRAHLAVAAE; this is encoded by the coding sequence GTGCCCTTCGACAAACAGACACTCAGCCGCGTCGCGATCATCGGCGGCGGCATAAGCGGCATGGCCGCCGCCCACGCGCTTTCTGGCGATCACCACGTCACCCTGATCGAGGCCGAGCCGCGCTTGGGCGGGCACGCACGCACCGTCCTGGCCGGGCGACGCGGCGACCAGCCGGTGGATACCGGGTTCATCGTCTTCAACAAGGTCAACTATCCGAACCTGTTGCGCCTGTTCGAGGACCTGGATGTCCCCATCGCCGACAGCGACATGTCCTTCGCGGCGTCGCTGGGCGGGGGCCGCGTGGAATACTCGCTTCAGACGGCGGACACGATGTTCGCGCAGCGGCGCAACCTGCTGTCGCCCCGGTTCCTGCGCATGACGCGCGACATCTTCCGTTTCAACGCCCGCGCCGCCGATGCCGCCAACGACCCGGACCTGCCGCTTGGCGCCTTCCTTGATCGGCTCGGCATGGGGCAGACGTTCCGCGACTGGTATATCGGGCCGATCTCGGGCGCGATCTGGTCCACCCCCAGCCAGAACGTGATGGATTTCCCGGCGCAGGCCATGGTGCGCTTCTTCCGCAACCACGCGCTGCTCAGCCACACCGGACAGCACGACTGGTTCACCGTTCGGGGCGGATCGGTGGAATATGTCCGCCGCCTTCAGGCGCATCTCGGACGGCAAAGCGTCGTCCTTCGCACCGGCACGCCCGTGGCCGGCATACGCCGTGTCCCGGGCGGTGCCGAGGTGCGCATGACCGGTGGCGAGTGGGAGGCGTTCGACGACGTCGTATTGGCGACCCATTCCGACGATAGCCTCGCCCTGCTGTCGGACGCCACCGAGGAGGAGACGGCCCTGCTGTCGCGGGTGCGCTATCAATCGAACGAGGCCGTTCTGCATGCGGACGAATCCGTCATGCCCCGGCGCCGGAAGGTCTGGGCGTCCTGGAACTATGCCGAACAGGCGGATCGCCCCGACCGCATCGGCCTGACCTACTGGATGAACCGGCTGCAGCCCATTCCGGCGGAGGATCCGATCTTCTCCACCCTCAACCCCCAGCATCCCATCCGGGAGGCGTTGATCTACGACCGGACGACCTTCCGTCACCCGGTCTACGACCTGGCCATGCTGGATGCCGTCGGCCGGCTGCGCGAACGTAACGGAACGGCAAACACATGGTTCTGCGGCGCCTGGATGCGGAACGGCTTTCACGAGGACGGGTTCGTCAGCGCCCTCGACGTGGCCGAGGGGATGGCCGGCCGCGCCCACCTCGCCGTCGCAGCGGAATGA
- a CDS encoding sigma-70 family RNA polymerase sigma factor, with protein MNALGLNLAAPPEMRLAPKPKDDARWSALLVAVGRDRDRDAFAELFRHYAPRVKAFLIRTGLSPAMAEDCMQDVMVTLWRKAHQYDPARAGAATWLFTIARNRKIDLIRRTRRPEPEDLPWGPEPAPEQADALALQQETARLAQAIATLPPKQRDLVERAYFGDATHSEIAAATGLPLGTIKSRIRLAIDRLRHAMQNERRDLPRPHDRH; from the coding sequence ATGAATGCGCTCGGTCTGAACCTTGCCGCCCCGCCGGAGATGCGCTTGGCCCCCAAACCCAAGGACGATGCCCGCTGGTCGGCCCTGCTGGTCGCGGTGGGTCGCGACCGCGACCGCGACGCGTTCGCCGAACTGTTCCGCCACTATGCCCCGCGGGTGAAGGCCTTCCTGATCCGGACGGGCCTGTCGCCCGCCATGGCCGAGGATTGCATGCAGGATGTCATGGTCACGCTCTGGCGCAAGGCGCATCAATACGATCCGGCGCGGGCGGGGGCGGCGACGTGGCTCTTCACCATCGCGCGGAATCGCAAGATCGACCTGATCCGCAGGACCCGCCGGCCCGAACCCGAGGATCTGCCCTGGGGGCCCGAGCCGGCGCCGGAACAGGCCGACGCGCTGGCCCTGCAACAGGAAACGGCGCGCCTGGCCCAAGCCATCGCGACCCTGCCGCCCAAGCAGCGCGACCTGGTGGAACGGGCCTATTTCGGCGATGCGACGCACAGCGAAATCGCCGCGGCGACGGGTTTGCCGCTTGGCACGATCAAGTCACGCATCCGGTTGGCGATCGACCGGCTGCGTCATGCCATGCAGAACGAACGGCGCGATCTGCCGCGCCCCCACGACCGACATTGA
- a CDS encoding ChrR family anti-sigma-E factor gives MIHHPIGDEMLLNYAAGRLPAAQDLLVATAVSLDDDARARLGGFDALGGILLEDTGETEIAPDALDAVMARLDGPATSGRAASSSGAVLPQPLRDAVGGDLEAVRWRPVGMGVRQCVIDLGEDDGGVARLLSIPAGHAMPDHGHGGTEFTLVLQGAFLDGDARFARGDLEVASEADEHTPTAEAGEDCICLVVTDAPLRFSGFLPRIAQRFLKI, from the coding sequence ATGATCCACCATCCCATCGGAGACGAGATGCTGCTGAACTACGCTGCCGGCCGGCTGCCGGCCGCGCAGGACCTGCTGGTGGCGACGGCGGTGTCGCTGGACGATGACGCCCGCGCGCGGCTTGGCGGGTTCGACGCGCTGGGCGGCATCCTCTTGGAGGATACGGGCGAGACCGAGATCGCGCCCGATGCGCTGGACGCGGTGATGGCACGGCTCGACGGGCCCGCCACGTCCGGGCGGGCCGCGTCATCGTCCGGTGCGGTGTTGCCGCAACCGTTGCGCGATGCCGTCGGCGGGGATCTGGAGGCGGTGCGCTGGCGCCCGGTGGGCATGGGCGTACGGCAATGCGTGATCGACCTGGGCGAAGACGACGGTGGCGTCGCGCGTCTGTTGTCGATCCCCGCGGGGCACGCGATGCCGGACCATGGCCATGGCGGTACGGAGTTCACACTGGTCCTGCAGGGGGCGTTCCTGGACGGCGACGCCCGGTTCGCCCGCGGCGACCTGGAGGTCGCGTCCGAGGCGGACGAACACACTCCGACCGCCGAGGCGGGCGAGGATTGCATCTGCCTCGTCGTCACCGACGCGCCGTTGCGGTTCTCGGGCTTTTTGCCGCGCATCGCGCAGCGATTCCTCAAGATCTAG
- a CDS encoding CreA family protein: MTRTTLATALAAALLALPANAEQVGEVGVDWVGNDIIIDAIQDPKVEGVTCHIAYFERSLIDRLSQGNWFEDPSNASIACRQTGPIRLGDIDTSEDGEQVFREGRSIILKSLRIKRIFDQPNQTLIYLVHAQELTEGSAKMSISTVPLYGAELATD, from the coding sequence ATGACACGCACAACGCTCGCCACCGCACTGGCCGCCGCCCTTCTCGCCCTGCCCGCCAATGCCGAACAAGTCGGCGAGGTCGGGGTCGACTGGGTCGGCAACGACATCATCATCGACGCCATCCAGGACCCAAAGGTCGAGGGCGTCACCTGCCACATCGCCTATTTCGAGCGGTCGCTGATCGACCGGCTGAGCCAGGGCAACTGGTTCGAGGACCCGTCGAACGCGTCGATCGCGTGCCGCCAGACCGGGCCGATCCGGCTGGGCGACATCGACACGTCGGAGGATGGCGAGCAGGTGTTCCGCGAAGGCCGGTCGATCATCCTGAAATCGCTGCGCATCAAGCGGATCTTCGATCAGCCGAACCAGACGTTGATCTATCTTGTCCATGCGCAGGAACTGACCGAGGGGTCGGCGAAGATGTCGATATCGACGGTCCCGCTCTACGGCGCAGAACTGGCGACGGACTAG
- the yghX gene encoding YghX family hydrolase: MTRMTAKDFDQDLLDLYDFYAHGKISKREFLDRAGKWAVGGLTAVAILQTLSPNYALAQQVAEDDADIAAEDITYDSPNGHGSVNGYLVRPATTDAPPAAVLVVHENRGLNPYIRDVARRVAKAGFVALAPDGLTSMGGYPGNDDEGREMQRQVDGEKLMNDFFAGYEYLAALDGTNGRVGATGFCYGGGVVNALAVAYPELSAGVPFYGRQAAASDVPKIEAPLLFQYAALDSRINSGWPEMQRALEENDKIYKANIWPDVNHGFHNDTTPRYDAAAAEAAWEDTIAWFRVYLA; encoded by the coding sequence ATGACACGCATGACCGCCAAGGATTTCGACCAGGATCTGCTCGACCTCTACGACTTCTATGCGCATGGCAAGATATCGAAGCGCGAGTTCCTCGACCGCGCCGGCAAGTGGGCCGTCGGCGGCCTGACCGCGGTGGCGATTCTCCAGACGCTCAGCCCGAACTATGCCCTGGCGCAGCAGGTCGCCGAGGACGACGCCGACATCGCGGCCGAGGACATCACCTATGACAGCCCGAACGGCCACGGTTCCGTCAATGGTTATCTCGTGCGCCCCGCCACGACCGACGCGCCGCCCGCCGCCGTTCTGGTCGTGCACGAGAACCGGGGCCTCAACCCCTATATCCGCGATGTCGCGCGCCGCGTCGCCAAGGCCGGCTTCGTCGCGCTGGCGCCCGACGGGCTGACCTCGATGGGCGGATATCCCGGCAACGACGACGAGGGCCGCGAGATGCAGCGCCAAGTCGATGGCGAGAAGCTGATGAACGACTTCTTCGCCGGCTACGAATACCTCGCCGCGCTCGACGGCACCAATGGCCGCGTGGGCGCGACCGGTTTCTGCTACGGCGGCGGCGTGGTGAACGCGCTGGCCGTGGCCTATCCGGAGCTGTCGGCGGGCGTGCCATTCTACGGACGGCAGGCCGCCGCGTCGGACGTTCCGAAGATCGAGGCGCCGCTCCTGTTCCAATACGCGGCCCTCGACAGCCGGATCAATTCCGGCTGGCCCGAGATGCAGCGCGCACTGGAGGAGAACGACAAGATCTACAAGGCCAACATCTGGCCCGACGTGAACCACGGCTTCCACAACGATACCACGCCCCGCTACGACGCGGCCGCCGCCGAAGCCGCGTGGGAGGATACGATCGCCTGGTTCCGCGTCTACCTCGCCTGA
- a CDS encoding RluA family pseudouridine synthase — protein sequence MDAAAASTPYDPPDGPIPIVHRDEHLMVVDKPHGLLSVPGRGPHLADCLIARLAIEFPEVLLCHRLDRDTSGIMVFALTKAAQRKLGRMFEVKRIAKRYVARVWGEVAEAEGTIDLPLIVDWPNRPLQHVNHERGKKAVTDWRRMAVEDGTTRMRLMPRTGRSHQLRVHMLSLGHPILGDPFYANGPAADFPRMMLHAEGLKFEHPISGKVLRLEAPCPF from the coding sequence ATGGATGCCGCCGCCGCCTCGACCCCCTACGACCCGCCCGACGGGCCTATCCCGATCGTCCACCGCGACGAACACCTGATGGTCGTGGACAAGCCGCATGGCCTTCTGTCGGTGCCCGGACGCGGGCCGCATCTGGCGGATTGCCTGATCGCGCGGCTTGCCATCGAGTTTCCCGAAGTGCTGCTCTGCCACCGCCTCGACCGCGACACGTCCGGCATCATGGTCTTCGCCCTGACCAAGGCGGCGCAGCGCAAGCTCGGCCGCATGTTCGAGGTCAAGCGCATCGCCAAGCGCTACGTCGCCCGCGTCTGGGGCGAGGTGGCGGAGGCCGAAGGCACGATCGACCTGCCACTGATCGTCGACTGGCCGAACCGCCCGCTGCAGCACGTCAACCACGAACGCGGCAAGAAGGCCGTCACCGACTGGAGGCGCATGGCGGTGGAAGATGGGACGACCCGCATGCGCCTGATGCCGCGCACCGGGCGCAGCCACCAGCTGCGTGTCCACATGCTCTCCCTTGGCCACCCGATCTTGGGCGATCCATTCTATGCCAACGGTCCGGCGGCCGATTTCCCGCGCATGATGCTGCATGCCGAGGGCTTGAAGTTCGAGCATCCGATCAGCGGCAAGGTCCTGCGGCTCGAGGCGCCCTGTCCGTTCTGA
- a CDS encoding peroxiredoxin encodes MSLRINQTVPDFEAETSEGPIRFHDWIGDSWAILFSHPKDFTPVCTTEFGAVAQLDAEWKKRGVKVIGISVDDADSHRRWKGDIEGFGGAKAEFPIIADEGLDVSKAYDMLPEDAYLPDGRTPNDTATVRSVYIIGPDKQLKLSMTYPMNVGRNFAEVLRAVDALQTAAKHGVATPANWDHGRDVVIPATVSDEDAKAKFGEFTTHFPYLRTTKDPS; translated from the coding sequence ATGAGCCTGCGCATCAATCAGACCGTTCCCGATTTCGAGGCCGAGACCAGCGAGGGCCCGATCCGCTTCCACGACTGGATCGGCGACAGCTGGGCGATCCTGTTCAGTCACCCCAAGGATTTCACGCCCGTCTGCACGACCGAATTCGGCGCCGTGGCGCAGCTGGATGCCGAGTGGAAGAAGCGCGGCGTCAAGGTGATCGGCATCTCGGTGGACGATGCCGACTCGCATCGCAGATGGAAGGGCGACATCGAGGGTTTCGGCGGGGCGAAGGCCGAGTTTCCGATCATCGCGGACGAGGGGCTGGACGTCTCCAAGGCCTACGACATGCTGCCGGAAGATGCGTATCTGCCCGATGGGCGCACCCCGAACGACACCGCCACGGTCCGGTCGGTCTATATCATCGGGCCGGACAAGCAGTTGAAGCTGTCGATGACCTATCCGATGAATGTCGGCCGCAACTTCGCCGAGGTTCTGCGCGCCGTCGATGCGCTGCAGACGGCGGCGAAGCACGGGGTGGCCACCCCGGCGAACTGGGACCACGGCCGCGACGTGGTAATCCCCGCGACGGTCAGCGACGAGGACGCGAAGGCGAAATTCGGGGAGTTCACGACCCACTTCCCCTATCTTCGCACCACGAAGGACCCGAGCTGA
- the ykgO gene encoding type B 50S ribosomal protein L36 — protein MKVRNSLRSLKNRHRDCRVVRRKGRVYVINKTQRRFKARQG, from the coding sequence ATGAAGGTTCGCAATTCCCTCCGGTCGCTCAAGAACCGTCACCGCGACTGCCGTGTCGTGCGCCGCAAGGGACGGGTCTATGTGATCAACAAGACCCAGCGTCGGTTCAAGGCCCGCCAGGGCTGA
- a CDS encoding N-formylglutamate amidohydrolase, whose amino-acid sequence MSRPTFRLMRPDPVMAPLVVASPHSGRIYDWDFLSATVLDADRIRSSEDAYVDLLLDGVPGLGVPLLAAEMPRAFLDLNRAPEELDPAVIQGLPRGATNPRITSGLGVIPRVVAQGRAIYDGKISRDEARYRIDRVWRPYHDQLAALMQAAQDRFGHAVLLDVHSMPHEAIEGAGPRGRTPEIVLGDRFGASASADLVDAVEAVFADLGFCVARNAPFAGAYITQAYGRPERGRQAIQIEIDRALYLDEMRVRPADGFDGMRNLMTEAVGRICAHVGGIRDLAAE is encoded by the coding sequence ATGTCACGACCGACTTTCCGCCTGATGCGCCCCGACCCGGTGATGGCCCCGTTGGTCGTGGCCAGCCCCCATTCGGGGCGGATCTACGACTGGGACTTTCTGTCGGCCACGGTGCTCGACGCCGACCGTATCCGCTCGTCGGAGGATGCCTATGTCGACCTCCTCCTGGATGGCGTGCCGGGCCTGGGCGTGCCGCTTCTGGCCGCCGAGATGCCGCGTGCCTTCCTGGATCTGAACCGCGCGCCCGAGGAACTCGACCCGGCGGTGATCCAGGGCCTGCCGCGCGGTGCGACCAACCCGCGCATCACGTCGGGTCTGGGCGTGATTCCCAGGGTCGTGGCACAGGGCCGGGCCATCTATGATGGCAAGATCAGCCGCGACGAGGCGCGGTACCGTATCGACCGGGTCTGGCGGCCCTATCACGACCAGCTGGCCGCGCTGATGCAGGCCGCGCAGGACCGTTTCGGCCACGCCGTTCTGCTCGACGTCCATTCCATGCCGCACGAGGCGATCGAGGGGGCCGGCCCCCGGGGTCGCACGCCCGAGATCGTGCTGGGCGACCGGTTCGGCGCCTCTGCCTCGGCCGATCTGGTCGATGCGGTCGAGGCCGTCTTCGCCGATCTGGGATTCTGCGTGGCCCGCAACGCGCCCTTCGCGGGCGCCTACATCACGCAGGCCTATGGCCGGCCCGAACGGGGGCGCCAGGCGATCCAGATCGAGATCGACCGCGCGCTCTATCTCGACGAGATGCGCGTCCGGCCGGCCGATGGGTTCGATGGCATGCGCAACCTGATGACCGAGGCCGTCGGTCGCATCTGCGCCCATGTCGGCGGCATCCGGGACCTGGCCGCCGAATAG